One stretch of Cryptococcus neoformans var. neoformans B-3501A chromosome 5, whole genome shotgun sequence DNA includes these proteins:
- a CDS encoding hypothetical protein (Match to ESTs gb|CF194893.1|CF194893, gb|CF184222.1|CF184222, gb|CF183765.1|CF183765): MALPSSSCTSLRRSAPGITSTLLSRLPARGQSSPPAPAHPLICPAARAYASPAAASSASSSYPPPPLPSSTSSTTPQAAQSYLASLFSLPPSRQFSPALALQILTHKSYRFAHPVRHSPSLSDAQSSIGPESSAPHNARLAFLGRRALSTYLALFVHEAYGSSGALREQGSDFLRGKELEERLTALRHVNNLGRMVGGEWRVEDVLRWDRNQTSQASGNLSVKGQTVEAILGGVFTQFGSPAAHRAFHLHVLPKFVSQLRDPYLVEKVETVREQLENEFGRGILPRE; the protein is encoded by the exons ATGGCTCTCCCGTCCTCCTCGTGCACGTCCCTCCGGAGATCAGCCCCGGGTATCACCTCCACTCTCCTCAGCCGTCTCCCTGCACGCGGTCAGTCCTCCCCCCCTGCCCCCGCCCACCCACTCATCTGCCCAGCAGCACGGGCCTATGCCTCCCCAGCGGCggcctcctccgcctcttcctcctacccGCCGCCCCCATTACCCTCCAGCACAAGCAGCACAACTCCCCAGGCCGCCCAGTCTTACCTCGCAAGCCTATTTTCCCTCCCGCCTTCCCGCCAGTTCTCCCCAGCGCTTGCTCTCCAAATCCTCACCCACAAGTCCTACCGATTCGCCCACCCCGTCCGGCATTCTCCGTCCCTCTCCGACGCCCAATCGTCGATAGGCCCGGAAAGTTCTGCACCCCATAACGCCCGTCTTGCTTTCCTTGGACGTAGGGCGTTATCGACTTACCTGGCGCTGTTTGTGCATGAGGCGTATGGATCATCGGGTGCGTTGCGTGAGCAGGGATCTGACTTTTTgagaggaaaagagttggaagagagattgaCTGCGTTGAGGCATGTGAACAACTTGGGCAGAATGGTCGGCGGTGAATGGAGAGTGGAAGATGTTTTGCGATGGGATCGGAATCAG ACTTCTCAGGCCAGTGGAAACCTTTCTGTCAAGGGCCAAACGGTCGAAGCTATCCTCGGTGGTGTCTTTACTCAATTCGGTTCTCCAGCAGCACACCGTGCATTCCATCTCCACGTATTGCCCAAATTTGTCAGCCAGTTGAGGGATCCGTACTTggtggaaaaggtcgaGACCGTCAGGGAGCAGTTGGAAAACGAGTTTGGCAGGGGTATTTTGCCGAGAGAATAG